One Saimiri boliviensis isolate mSaiBol1 chromosome 5, mSaiBol1.pri, whole genome shotgun sequence genomic window carries:
- the LOC120368055 gene encoding translation machinery-associated protein 7-like: protein MSGREGSKKQPLKQPKKQAKEMDEEDKAFKQKQKEKRKKLKELKAKASGKGPLATGGTKKFGKK, encoded by the coding sequence ATGTCTGGCCGGGAAGGTAGCAAGAAGCAGCCCCTGAAACAGCCCAAGAAACAGGCCAAGGAGATGGATGAGGAAGATAAGGCTTTcaagcagaaacaaaaagaaaagcggAAGAagctcaaagagctaaaagcaaaGGCCTCAGGGAAGGGGCCCCTGGCCACAGGTGGAACTAAGAAATTTGGCAAAAAGTAA